Below is a genomic region from bacterium.
CATCTCTGCCTCCCACTTGTCGAGGAGTGCTTCCAGGTGCGCCAGTTCCAATTCGGTGGCGACCCCTCTAGCCCACTTGTCAAGAAGTGCTTCGAGGCGCTGTTCGTCGGCGGGTTGCAGCCCCATGGGACCAGCGGTACCATGCGCCATTGGCACTCCTTGTCCGAGCGCTTCGACGAACCTCTTTGGTCAAATTTGAGGGTTCGTCGCGCTCTGTTCGATGTTTACGTATTACAAGCTGAGAATAATTCTAGCTCGGGAGCAGTCTTGCAGCGAATGGCTCTATCCCGTCTCCCCGACTAGCTTCCGGTAGGGCAGCCTCTTCCCCCTCATCTCCCGTACCACGTAGCCCATCCGATCCAGGGTCCCGAGGTCCTTCGTGTTGATCCGCCCACACACCTCGTTGACATAGCGTTGGAGGTGCTTGTCGCTGACCCAGTGATGCGTTCCCACGTAGCGTCTCTTGAACGCCGCCCACAGGGACTCGACACCGTTGGTGGTGACCTCCCCTCGGACGTACTCACCTCTGCCGTGATCCACCCACTCGTGGTGGGGTAGGGCTCGGTAGGAGAGTTCCCCGTCGGTGTAGATCATGGCGTCGGCCGTGGTGGTGCGGGCGACGAACTCGCGTAGCTGATCCTTCTTCGTGGGGTAGTACGAGCACACAGGGAGGGGCTCCAGCACCCTCGCCCACACCTTCCCCGTGGCCCTGTCTCTAGCCCCCACCACCATTGTCTTGTCCCCTGGTCCTCCCTTGTGCCAGTGCTTCTTGTGGGCGTGCTTCCACTTCTCCTTGCCTCCGATGTAGGTCTCATCCACCTCCACGGGTCCCTCGAACGGCGGAGGTGGTGTGGAATAGGCCTCTCGGATGCGGTGGAGCATGGACCAGGCGGTGCTCTGCGCCACCCCTACGTACTCCTTGAACGCGCTCACGGAGATGCCCTTGGGGTGTGTGACGTGGACGTAGATGCCCAATGCCCACTTGAGGAGGGGAAGGTTGGAGCGTTCCATGAGACTGTTGGTGCGGACGGAGAAGTACGAGCGGCAGTCGGTACACCAGTAGGCCATCGTCTTGTGGGAGGCCTCACGCGTGCTGGTCGATCCGCACCGCGGACAGTATCGCCCGGTCTTCCCCCACCGTTGGTCCTCGAACCAGGCTCTCGCTGCCTCCTCGTCAGGTATGAGCTGGCTGAACTCGATAACAGATAGAGTCTCTCC
It encodes:
- a CDS encoding IS1595 family transposase, whose product is MGGETLSVIEFSQLIPDEEAARAWFEDQRWGKTGRYCPRCGSTSTREASHKTMAYWCTDCRSYFSVRTNSLMERSNLPLLKWALGIYVHVTHPKGISVSAFKEYVGVAQSTAWSMLHRIREAYSTPPPPFEGPVEVDETYIGGKEKWKHAHKKHWHKGGPGDKTMVVGARDRATGKVWARVLEPLPVCSYYPTKKDQLREFVARTTTADAMIYTDGELSYRALPHHEWVDHGRGEYVRGEVTTNGVESLWAAFKRRYVGTHHWVSDKHLQRYVNEVCGRINTKDLGTLDRMGYVVREMRGKRLPYRKLVGETG